A genomic segment from Moorena sp. SIOASIH encodes:
- a CDS encoding DUF4157 domain-containing protein, giving the protein MTRQYVRESNKSPQKNADNWILQRSAVRELPVKTLTPQTETAAGDRSGIQLDLMEIPVSNHTAMPVQAKLKIGPAGDKYEQEADRVAKQVVQQLHGSQSGKLQPRQTLQRLRNREVDEELQRKPTLQLKGDREGMTATPELESSIARSRCSGQPLSEGIREPMEKAFGGVDFSGVKVHTDGHSDKLNQSMQAKAFTTGQDVFFRQGAYDPGSQGGQELLAHELTHVVQQQGYGLNNKNISREKQDLADRVKAYPEGIGIQLMPKKKGDGKKSGKGSGAEGGEKQQGRGITPMGKNKKAREDLELLIGKLDRGSIFDAGPKSLVGGFKGKQVKGLNFPSARIDIQSKGNVQFQIDKDSVAGVTFEEGVTEDQVLAELVESLKQEKMIHLPAQEGHPRQDRNDKGGGRRQPPPGGAGAAIRAH; this is encoded by the coding sequence ATGACTCGTCAATATGTACGCGAAAGCAACAAGTCACCCCAGAAGAATGCGGACAATTGGATACTGCAACGGAGTGCGGTGCGTGAGCTACCAGTAAAAACTTTGACACCCCAAACAGAAACTGCAGCGGGCGATCGCTCAGGTATTCAACTGGACTTGATGGAGATACCTGTCAGCAATCATACTGCTATGCCAGTCCAAGCTAAGTTAAAGATTGGGCCAGCTGGTGATAAGTACGAACAGGAAGCTGATCGAGTAGCTAAGCAAGTGGTGCAACAGCTTCATGGCTCACAGTCTGGGAAACTCCAACCAAGGCAAACCCTTCAAAGACTTCGAAACCGAGAAGTAGACGAGGAACTGCAAAGGAAACCAACACTTCAGCTTAAGGGTGATCGGGAAGGGATGACCGCAACCCCAGAACTGGAATCTTCGATCGCGCGATCGCGATGTAGTGGACAACCACTTTCCGAGGGGATTCGAGAACCAATGGAAAAGGCATTTGGTGGTGTAGATTTTAGTGGAGTTAAGGTTCACACTGATGGGCACTCGGATAAGTTGAATCAATCGATGCAAGCGAAGGCGTTTACAACGGGGCAGGATGTTTTCTTTCGGCAGGGAGCCTACGATCCGGGGAGTCAGGGGGGACAGGAGTTGTTGGCTCATGAGTTGACCCATGTGGTGCAGCAGCAGGGGTATGGGTTGAATAATAAGAACATTTCCCGTGAAAAGCAGGATTTAGCAGACCGAGTGAAAGCCTACCCAGAGGGCATTGGGATTCAATTAATGCCAAAAAAGAAAGGAGACGGGAAAAAGTCAGGAAAAGGAAGCGGAGCGGAAGGGGGAGAAAAGCAACAGGGACGCGGTATAACACCAATGGGTAAAAACAAAAAAGCAAGGGAGGATCTGGAGTTACTGATCGGTAAATTAGATCGAGGATCTATATTCGATGCCGGACCAAAAAGCCTAGTTGGCGGGTTTAAAGGAAAGCAGGTAAAGGGATTGAATTTCCCTAGTGCAAGAATAGACATTCAGTCCAAAGGTAACGTCCAGTTTCAGATCGACAAGGACAGTGTGGCAGGGGTTACATTTGAGGAGGGAGTAACAGAGGATCAGGTACTCGCCGAATTGGTAGAATCTTTAAAACAAGAAAAAATGATACATTTACCAGCTCAGGAAGGGCATCCCCGACAGGATCGAAATGATAAAGGGGGCGGTAGACGACAGCCGCCCCCTGGTGGTGCCGGAGCGGCGATAAGAGCGCACTGA
- a CDS encoding DUF4157 domain-containing protein, with the protein MTRQYDVSRSSEFSQKNSDNWILQRSAVRELPAKTVTPQTETVPGDRSGITMDLMEIPVHNQDPLVVQPKLMAGSVGNHNWVCQLKEHQQNVADVGDTPVQEVAEVEAPNNTGLPNGLKAGLENLSGMLMDDVRVHYNSSKPAQLNALAYTQGTDIHVGPGQERHLPHEAWHVVQQKQGRVQPTMQLQGMAVNDNSALEREADIRGKQASLLNLSKGQKKAPELAEAESNITQTKQPLVQTIPHKGKDERVKHKSTGNAGKLPGQTDPTIQRTKIDSRKRGSTAVISGPPNKKGKLAFNDQRAIKTTMDFGPLDKYEGGTSAHGVVDPKDNLKGSSPSVAPKWWPKPGTEPYWTKHIVRGHLLNEKVGGPGNDLRNLTPLGKTANHDHEKQIEKHLKNDVKANEYVEYQVNVSSKKAAKSDFPNMPANLQKAHLPAFADHIEVTMANFHPTQNKHINKIGPIKIKNKE; encoded by the coding sequence ATGACTCGTCAATATGATGTTAGCAGAAGCAGCGAGTTTTCCCAGAAGAACTCCGATAACTGGATATTGCAACGGAGTGCAGTGCGTGAGCTACCAGCAAAAACTGTGACACCTCAAACAGAAACTGTACCGGGCGATCGCTCAGGCATTACAATGGACTTGATGGAGATACCCGTCCACAACCAAGATCCGCTAGTGGTGCAGCCAAAGCTGATGGCAGGTTCAGTGGGAAATCATAACTGGGTCTGTCAACTAAAAGAACACCAGCAGAACGTAGCGGATGTTGGAGACACCCCAGTGCAGGAGGTAGCTGAGGTTGAAGCGCCAAACAATACTGGCCTGCCCAATGGTCTCAAAGCTGGTCTAGAAAACCTTTCAGGCATGTTAATGGATGATGTACGGGTTCACTACAATTCATCAAAACCAGCCCAGTTGAATGCCTTGGCCTATACTCAGGGTACAGATATCCATGTCGGACCAGGACAGGAAAGGCATTTGCCCCATGAAGCCTGGCATGTAGTACAGCAGAAACAAGGGCGAGTGCAACCAACGATGCAGTTGCAGGGGATGGCAGTGAATGATAATTCAGCACTGGAACGGGAGGCAGATATCAGGGGAAAACAAGCAAGTTTATTGAATTTAAGCAAGGGACAAAAAAAAGCTCCAGAATTGGCTGAGGCAGAATCTAATATTACACAAACAAAGCAGCCCCTCGTCCAAACAATTCCCCATAAGGGCAAAGATGAACGAGTCAAGCACAAATCAACAGGAAATGCAGGGAAGTTACCAGGACAGACCGACCCAACAATTCAAAGAACTAAGATTGATTCGAGAAAGCGAGGTTCGACTGCTGTAATTTCCGGACCACCCAATAAAAAAGGGAAGTTGGCATTTAACGACCAACGAGCGATCAAGACAACAATGGATTTTGGACCGCTAGATAAATATGAAGGTGGAACCTCAGCCCATGGCGTGGTCGATCCCAAAGACAACCTGAAAGGATCTAGTCCATCGGTAGCCCCTAAATGGTGGCCGAAGCCAGGTACGGAACCCTATTGGACAAAGCATATAGTACGAGGACATCTGCTTAATGAAAAAGTTGGAGGTCCCGGAAATGATTTGCGGAATTTAACCCCATTGGGTAAAACGGCTAATCACGACCATGAAAAACAAATCGAGAAACACCTGAAAAATGATGTCAAAGCAAATGAGTATGTTGAATACCAAGTAAATGTGAGCTCGAAAAAAGCAGCAAAGAGTGATTTTCCCAATATGCCAGCAAACTTGCAGAAGGCGCATTTACCCGCTTTCGCTGACCATATCGAAGTGACAATGGCAAACTTCCATCCAACTCAAAATAAACATATCAACAAAATCGGACCAATTAAAATCAAAAATAAAGAGTAG
- a CDS encoding ATP-binding protein: MNNIEEFQKNNNYYLKAAMAWLVLLLEQKAQREGTTAAELAAAEKTMIAAERVEPAPALVRLKHQLKLSQFEANLLLLCVAMELNQNIPQLYGLIQGNNRNYPTFYLAFMIFEAPAWDIVSPERPLRYWQLIEILQSGVDPSITSPLRADEKIINYIKGLNYLDDRLAKLVLPWKRPENSNTQPENSLPPSQQKAVQGIINQLQHNTDAPQPKAIQLLGADTASKQLVAWQVCQCLSLELYRLPIALLPTDSHVLETIARLWERESRLEQVALYLDVLSCEDYITQGQMAAFYRFLARGNGFFFIDIYDKTSALEGESLSWDITKPTSGEQIQTWEKALGTVSRDLVMPLVGQFNLNIAEIEKVVRKVLSPDLQPVEYTEQVKVEQEVVAPTVPDLNLIDSTSANLGRDRFELIGIPNTITEKVTETQKVTEVQDIEQVSPPPQEDNFLFKQLWDGCLEITCPKLETLAQRIDVKAGWQDIVLPEDETNLLHQIANQVQQRGKVYQEWGFHQRMNRGKGISALFAGESGTGKTMAAEVIAKDLRLHLYRIDLATVVSKYIGETEKNLRRLFDAAEDGGAILFFDEADALFGKRSEVKDAHDRYANIEINYLLQRLEAYRGLAILATNKKNSIDGAFLRRLRFIVNFPFPGVDQRAKIWQKSFPKETPREMLDWERLSRFNFTGGNIHSIALNAAFMAAEEGKSVTMDVVMRAARMEFKKLDKLINEADFREFSILGDLR; this comes from the coding sequence ATGAATAATATAGAAGAATTCCAAAAAAACAACAATTATTACCTGAAAGCAGCCATGGCTTGGTTGGTACTCCTTTTGGAGCAGAAAGCTCAAAGAGAAGGGACAACTGCGGCTGAGCTAGCGGCAGCAGAAAAGACGATGATAGCAGCAGAGAGAGTCGAACCCGCGCCAGCCTTGGTAAGACTCAAACACCAACTGAAGTTATCTCAGTTTGAAGCAAACCTCTTGCTGCTGTGCGTCGCCATGGAATTGAACCAAAACATTCCGCAGTTATATGGTTTAATTCAGGGGAACAACCGCAACTATCCGACCTTTTACCTCGCCTTTATGATTTTCGAGGCTCCGGCTTGGGATATCGTTTCTCCTGAAAGACCCCTGCGCTATTGGCAACTGATTGAAATTCTTCAATCTGGGGTCGATCCCTCGATTACCAGTCCGCTACGTGCCGATGAAAAAATTATCAATTATATCAAGGGGTTAAATTACTTAGACGATCGCCTAGCCAAGCTGGTCTTGCCATGGAAAAGACCGGAAAACAGCAACACCCAACCGGAAAACAGTCTGCCACCTTCTCAGCAAAAAGCAGTACAAGGAATAATTAATCAACTCCAGCATAACACAGATGCTCCCCAGCCAAAGGCGATCCAACTGTTGGGAGCGGATACAGCTAGCAAGCAACTGGTAGCCTGGCAAGTTTGCCAGTGTTTGAGCCTGGAACTCTATCGCTTGCCGATCGCCCTACTACCAACAGATAGTCATGTCTTGGAAACCATAGCTCGCTTGTGGGAGCGGGAAAGCCGCCTGGAGCAGGTGGCACTTTATTTAGACGTGCTGTCTTGCGAAGACTATATCACTCAGGGGCAAATGGCAGCATTCTATCGTTTTTTGGCACGGGGGAATGGCTTCTTTTTTATCGACATCTACGACAAAACCTCAGCTTTAGAAGGGGAAAGCTTGAGCTGGGATATTACCAAACCGACATCGGGAGAACAAATACAAACCTGGGAGAAGGCTTTAGGAACTGTAAGTCGCGACTTAGTCATGCCCCTGGTAGGGCAATTTAACTTAAATATTGCCGAAATTGAGAAAGTTGTCCGCAAAGTGTTGTCCCCCGATCTCCAACCTGTAGAGTATACGGAACAGGTAAAGGTAGAGCAGGAGGTGGTTGCACCAACAGTCCCTGATTTAAATTTGATAGACTCGACGAGTGCTAATCTGGGACGCGATCGCTTCGAGTTAATCGGCATCCCTAATACGATAACAGAGAAAGTAACCGAAACACAGAAAGTAACCGAAGTCCAGGATATTGAACAGGTTTCGCCACCACCCCAGGAAGATAATTTCCTGTTCAAGCAACTGTGGGATGGTTGTCTAGAGATAACCTGTCCCAAATTAGAGACTCTCGCACAGCGCATAGATGTGAAAGCGGGTTGGCAGGATATTGTATTGCCAGAAGACGAGACGAATCTATTACATCAAATTGCCAACCAAGTGCAACAGCGAGGTAAAGTCTATCAAGAGTGGGGTTTTCACCAGCGGATGAATAGAGGCAAGGGAATAAGTGCTTTATTTGCTGGAGAAAGCGGTACGGGGAAAACAATGGCAGCAGAAGTAATTGCTAAGGATCTGAGATTACATCTGTATCGGATCGACTTGGCTACGGTGGTGAGTAAGTATATAGGAGAAACAGAGAAGAATTTGCGTCGTCTGTTCGATGCAGCGGAAGATGGCGGGGCAATTCTGTTTTTTGATGAAGCTGATGCCTTGTTTGGCAAGCGTTCGGAAGTTAAAGACGCCCACGACCGGTATGCCAATATCGAAATTAACTATTTACTACAGCGTCTGGAAGCTTATCGCGGTTTGGCCATTCTGGCAACCAATAAGAAAAATTCCATAGATGGAGCTTTCCTCCGGCGTTTACGATTTATTGTTAATTTTCCTTTTCCTGGGGTGGATCAACGTGCAAAAATATGGCAGAAATCCTTCCCGAAAGAAACCCCAAGAGAGATGCTGGACTGGGAGCGTTTAAGTCGCTTTAATTTTACAGGAGGGAATATACACAGTATAGCATTGAATGCGGCGTTTATGGCAGCGGAAGAAGGTAAATCGGTGACAATGGATGTTGTCATGCGAGCAGCGCGGATGGAGTTCAAAAAACTGGACAAGTTAATAAATGAGGCTGATTTTCGGGAGTTCTCAATCCTGGGTGACTTGAGATAA
- a CDS encoding DUF4255 domain-containing protein, with amino-acid sequence MSNSQAIAGVTIMLEFLIKEGALQELGSGTLEIVTTKPLDEARKEGQEKNQINIFLYQTNPNSAWRNLDMPNKVKPGETGKPPLALNLYYLITAYGKDNEDTESQTLLGVAMRVLHDHPLIRSYDIDRAIAKKPGFIDQGLLDESKKKLLEDSNLANQIERISVTPNNLSLEEISKLWGTFQTQYRISAAYKISVVLIESQIPVKTPLPVLSRGADDRGPDSQTGTIPPLPSLTAIKLPQNESYFTVGKDLILEGYNLENSEEVHFGHPHLENPIVLTNLKDVSATQIRVTLDGSMQWLAGFYTVTVHVQESDRTRITNSMTFPLVPEVTAITYPDRGNRLTLTCNPAVKEGQEVALLLGDLAIPYQFPTPQSQDPILEKNLTFNVSNVTPGTYVVRLRVDGVDSIPIDFTKQPPEFKEDQKVTIQES; translated from the coding sequence ATGAGTAACTCGCAGGCGATTGCTGGGGTGACAATAATGCTAGAGTTCCTAATTAAGGAAGGAGCCCTCCAAGAATTAGGCAGTGGAACTCTAGAAATAGTCACAACAAAACCTCTAGATGAAGCCAGGAAAGAAGGGCAGGAAAAAAATCAGATTAACATCTTTCTTTACCAAACTAATCCTAATAGTGCCTGGCGCAATTTAGATATGCCGAATAAGGTCAAACCAGGAGAAACAGGTAAACCCCCGTTGGCATTAAATCTATATTATTTGATTACAGCTTACGGAAAAGATAACGAAGATACCGAAAGCCAAACTTTGCTGGGGGTAGCCATGCGGGTCTTGCACGACCATCCCTTAATCCGATCCTACGATATTGACAGGGCAATTGCCAAAAAACCGGGATTCATAGACCAGGGATTATTAGACGAATCAAAAAAAAAGCTGCTTGAGGATAGTAATCTGGCAAATCAGATCGAACGAATTAGCGTAACACCTAATAACCTATCCTTAGAAGAGATATCGAAGCTATGGGGGACATTTCAAACCCAATATCGCATTTCCGCTGCTTATAAAATCTCTGTGGTATTGATAGAAAGCCAGATTCCAGTCAAAACCCCACTGCCAGTATTGAGTCGCGGTGCTGACGACCGGGGTCCCGATTCTCAGACAGGTACGATACCGCCCTTACCTAGTCTCACAGCCATCAAACTACCGCAGAATGAAAGTTACTTTACAGTAGGGAAGGATTTGATTCTTGAGGGATATAACCTGGAAAACAGTGAGGAAGTCCACTTCGGACACCCCCATCTAGAAAATCCGATTGTACTGACAAACCTAAAAGACGTTTCGGCCACCCAGATCAGGGTAACCCTTGACGGGAGTATGCAGTGGCTAGCTGGATTTTACACTGTGACAGTACATGTCCAGGAGAGCGATCGCACTCGGATAACGAACTCCATGACTTTTCCCTTAGTCCCAGAGGTAACAGCAATTACTTACCCGGATCGAGGGAATCGGTTAACCTTAACCTGCAACCCAGCGGTGAAAGAAGGACAAGAGGTTGCTTTGTTACTCGGAGATCTAGCTATTCCTTACCAATTTCCAACACCACAAAGCCAAGACCCGATATTAGAAAAAAATCTGACGTTCAATGTCAGTAATGTCACTCCAGGAACCTATGTCGTGCGTTTGCGGGTAGATGGCGTAGATAGCATCCCCATCGACTTCACAAAACAGCCACCTGAGTTTAAAGAAGACCAGAAGGTAACGATACAGGAATCCTGA
- the iscB gene encoding RNA-guided endonuclease IscB — protein sequence MRVFVLNKNRQPLDPCKPARARIILSKGKGKVYRRYPFTIILTEEIEEPITHGSQLKIDPGSKTSGLAIIQNNRVVWGCEITHRGFQIRDALTSRRQLRRARRHRKTRYRQPRFLNRTRPKGWLAPSLMSRVKNILTWVKKLTRLCPVTGISQELVRFDTQKLQNPEISGIEYQQGTLYGYELREYLLEKWNGKCAYCGATGTQLEIEHIKPKSKGGSDRVSNLAIACHPCNQAKSNQDIELFLSGKPKILKRILGQAKRPLADAASVNTTRWRLYHELKSIGLPVEVGSGGLTKFNRCRQSLPKTHWLDAANVGKVETLIVEVTHPLIITAKGHGTRQLCRTNKFGFPVRHCSRTKIHKGFQTGDIVRAVVTKGKKIGTYVGRVATRKSGSFNILTKSGLVQGISHKYCQCIHRKDGYAYTN from the coding sequence ATGCGTGTATTTGTACTTAACAAAAATCGGCAACCTTTAGACCCCTGCAAACCGGCGAGAGCTAGAATTATACTCTCGAAAGGCAAAGGTAAAGTCTATCGTCGTTACCCATTTACCATAATTTTAACGGAGGAGATAGAAGAGCCAATAACCCACGGGTCACAACTCAAAATAGACCCTGGCTCGAAAACAAGTGGTTTAGCAATCATTCAAAATAACCGAGTAGTTTGGGGATGTGAAATTACCCACAGAGGCTTTCAAATTCGAGATGCCTTAACCTCTCGTAGGCAGTTAAGGCGTGCCCGACGCCATCGTAAAACTCGATATCGTCAGCCCAGATTTCTTAATAGAACTAGACCAAAAGGTTGGTTAGCTCCTAGCCTGATGTCTAGAGTTAAAAACATTTTAACTTGGGTTAAAAAGCTGACTCGATTATGTCCTGTTACGGGCATCTCTCAAGAGTTGGTCAGATTCGACACTCAGAAACTGCAAAATCCTGAAATATCTGGGATCGAGTATCAGCAGGGTACACTTTACGGTTACGAACTTCGGGAATATTTACTTGAAAAATGGAATGGTAAATGTGCTTATTGTGGGGCAACAGGTACTCAGTTAGAAATTGAGCATATCAAGCCCAAGTCTAAAGGCGGTTCTGATCGGGTTTCTAATTTAGCTATTGCGTGTCACCCATGTAATCAAGCTAAATCTAATCAAGATATTGAGCTTTTCTTGTCTGGGAAACCCAAGATATTGAAGCGGATTTTAGGTCAAGCGAAACGTCCTCTGGCTGATGCGGCTTCTGTTAATACAACTCGCTGGAGGTTGTACCACGAACTGAAATCAATCGGGTTGCCTGTTGAAGTTGGTAGCGGCGGATTGACTAAATTCAATCGATGCCGTCAAAGCCTTCCAAAAACTCATTGGTTAGACGCGGCAAATGTCGGAAAAGTTGAAACATTGATTGTCGAAGTAACCCATCCTTTGATAATTACGGCAAAAGGTCACGGAACTCGTCAGCTTTGTCGAACAAACAAGTTTGGATTCCCTGTCCGTCACTGTTCAAGAACCAAAATCCACAAAGGCTTTCAGACGGGTGATATTGTCCGCGCTGTGGTGACTAAAGGCAAGAAGATCGGTACCTACGTGGGACGAGTCGCAACTCGAAAATCAGGATCTTTCAATATCTTAACTAAATCAGGACTGGTACAAGGAATCAGTCACAAGTATTGTCAATGTATTCACAGGAAAGATGGTTATGCCTATACAAATTAA
- a CDS encoding phage baseplate protein, producing MSIGQRDAYLLTLREITFGEQMNSWVNCPECSERLEFTMKTSQMRLVELREPEAEQYIINVGEWELHYRLPNSWDLAGIVGSKDDEKAARHLRQNCLVGASRWGQKWGYNDLPEDVIEKMVEAIAAADPQIEILLDLDCPACSHNWQVMLDIVWFIWKEISAKAQRILQEVHLLARFYGWREADILSMSTLRRQYYLSLVG from the coding sequence ATGAGTATCGGACAGCGGGACGCTTATTTATTAACCCTACGAGAAATCACCTTCGGGGAGCAAATGAATAGTTGGGTAAACTGTCCCGAATGTAGCGAACGGTTAGAGTTTACCATGAAAACATCCCAGATGCGCTTGGTAGAACTGCGGGAACCAGAAGCAGAACAGTATATAATCAACGTCGGGGAGTGGGAGTTGCACTATAGATTACCGAATAGCTGGGACTTAGCTGGAATAGTGGGAAGCAAAGATGATGAGAAAGCGGCCAGACACCTGAGGCAAAACTGTTTGGTGGGAGCAAGCCGATGGGGACAAAAGTGGGGGTATAATGACCTGCCAGAGGACGTGATCGAAAAAATGGTAGAGGCAATAGCAGCAGCAGACCCCCAAATAGAAATACTATTAGATCTAGATTGTCCAGCTTGCAGTCACAATTGGCAGGTAATGTTAGATATAGTTTGGTTTATTTGGAAAGAAATCAGTGCCAAAGCCCAGAGGATTCTCCAGGAAGTACACCTGCTAGCCCGGTTTTATGGATGGCGAGAGGCGGATATCTTATCTATGAGTACGCTCCGACGACAATATTATTTAAGTTTAGTGGGCTAA
- a CDS encoding phage tail protein, translated as MAQFSVNAERFDPYKNFKFRVKWDGNYVAGVSKVGALSRSTEVIEHRTGGDPSSSRLSPGQTKYEAITLERGVTHDPAFEQWANKVWNYGSGLGSEVSLKDFRKDIIIEVMNEAGQVAIAYKVYRCWVSEFQALPELDASGNEIAIQSIQLQNEGWERDYDVTEPTEPSFTEPA; from the coding sequence ATGGCTCAATTTTCAGTAAATGCAGAACGATTTGACCCCTATAAAAACTTCAAATTTCGGGTCAAATGGGATGGAAACTACGTAGCAGGAGTTAGTAAAGTTGGTGCCTTAAGTCGGAGCACCGAAGTGATAGAACATCGCACAGGGGGAGACCCCAGCAGTTCCCGATTATCCCCAGGACAAACTAAGTACGAAGCAATTACATTAGAACGGGGGGTAACCCACGACCCAGCCTTTGAACAATGGGCTAATAAGGTCTGGAACTACGGTTCCGGTTTGGGATCGGAAGTGTCCTTGAAGGACTTCCGCAAGGATATCATTATCGAGGTGATGAACGAAGCCGGACAGGTAGCGATCGCTTATAAAGTATATCGCTGCTGGGTATCGGAATTCCAAGCATTACCAGAGTTGGATGCAAGCGGCAACGAAATCGCAATCCAGAGCATTCAACTGCAAAATGAAGGATGGGAACGTGACTATGACGTGACGGAACCGACAGAACCCAGTTTCACTGAACCGGCATAG
- a CDS encoding phage tail sheath C-terminal domain-containing protein, whose amino-acid sequence MPVTPTYPGVYIEEIPSGVRTITGVATSITAFIGRALRGPTDEPILINNYGEYERIFGGLWNHSTMSFAVRDFYTNGGSQAVIVRLYKQKDSEQQKATLKAGQDDGSALDLEAANPGVWGNKLRARIDRTFPSSITDEGTHETDKLFNLYIRDGETEEVETFLNVSAKYGHPRQVDKVLENSSNLVLYDGTVTADLPIPTPNDQDLDEEDLKKDLWSDTRSNKVESGDEGSDGDAITQEEFTGTGKEGDKEGLYALENTDLFNLLCIPPFVPGGDITSSLIDDALAYCLKRRAMMIIDSPSSWDSKDDAKTGIDQSSQVGSVSTNGAIFFPRLIMPNPLKDNQIEIFAACGAIAGVFARTDASRGVWKAPAGLEAVLKGVIGLSVPLTDPENGELNPKGINCLRVMPPAGRIVWGSRTRVGDDMLASEWKYIPVRRLALYLEETLYRNTQWAVFEPNDEPLWSQLRLNIGAFMQNLFKQGAFQGSSPKDAYFVKCDKETTTQYDIDRGIVNILIGFAPLKPAEFVILKFQQIAGQS is encoded by the coding sequence ATGCCAGTAACACCAACCTATCCTGGGGTCTATATCGAAGAAATTCCATCAGGAGTGCGCACGATAACAGGCGTAGCCACTTCAATCACAGCCTTTATCGGTAGGGCATTACGGGGACCGACCGATGAGCCAATACTAATTAATAACTACGGAGAATACGAGCGCATATTTGGCGGATTGTGGAATCACAGTACCATGAGTTTCGCGGTGCGAGATTTCTACACTAATGGCGGCAGTCAGGCGGTGATTGTTCGACTTTACAAACAAAAAGATTCAGAGCAGCAAAAAGCAACCTTGAAGGCAGGTCAAGACGATGGCAGTGCACTTGATTTAGAAGCTGCAAACCCGGGAGTATGGGGAAACAAGCTCCGGGCGCGGATTGATAGGACTTTTCCCTCAAGCATTACGGATGAGGGCACACACGAAACCGATAAATTGTTCAATCTCTATATAAGAGACGGAGAGACAGAGGAAGTAGAAACATTCCTCAATGTTTCGGCGAAGTACGGTCACCCTCGACAAGTAGATAAGGTACTAGAAAATAGTTCAAACCTAGTGCTTTACGATGGAACAGTTACAGCAGATCTACCTATTCCAACGCCAAATGATCAAGATTTGGACGAAGAGGATTTGAAAAAAGATTTGTGGAGCGATACTCGCTCAAATAAGGTAGAATCAGGCGATGAAGGCTCAGATGGAGATGCGATCACACAAGAAGAATTCACTGGTACAGGAAAGGAAGGAGACAAAGAGGGACTTTATGCCCTAGAGAATACGGACTTGTTTAACTTGCTGTGCATCCCACCCTTCGTACCAGGTGGGGATATAACTTCAAGTCTAATTGACGACGCTTTGGCATATTGCCTGAAGCGCCGCGCCATGATGATTATCGACTCTCCTAGTAGTTGGGATAGTAAGGATGATGCGAAAACAGGGATTGATCAATCAAGTCAAGTTGGGTCAGTCAGTACCAATGGAGCCATCTTCTTCCCGCGCCTGATCATGCCAAACCCCCTTAAGGACAATCAAATCGAAATATTTGCCGCTTGCGGAGCAATTGCGGGAGTATTTGCCCGCACGGATGCAAGCCGGGGAGTTTGGAAAGCACCAGCGGGTTTGGAAGCCGTCTTAAAAGGAGTTATAGGTCTGAGCGTCCCCCTGACGGATCCTGAAAATGGGGAGTTGAACCCTAAAGGGATTAACTGCTTGCGAGTGATGCCACCAGCGGGTCGAATCGTCTGGGGTTCCCGCACCAGGGTAGGAGACGATATGCTGGCTTCGGAATGGAAATACATCCCCGTGCGCCGACTAGCATTATACCTAGAAGAAACCTTGTATCGCAATACCCAATGGGCTGTATTTGAACCCAATGACGAACCCCTGTGGTCTCAACTGCGATTGAATATCGGCGCGTTTATGCAAAATCTCTTCAAGCAAGGAGCATTTCAAGGCAGTTCCCCCAAGGACGCTTACTTTGTCAAGTGTGACAAGGAAACAACGACTCAGTACGATATAGACCGGGGGATTGTCAACATCCTAATTGGATTTGCCCCCCTCAAGCCCGCAGAATTCGTAATACTCAAGTTCCAACAAATAGCAGGACAATCTTAA